The DNA sequence TTTTCAGCACAAAGGCTGAAGGCATCCACCTCTCGGTCGCCGCCGCCTCCATTCTGGCCCGCTACGCCTTCCTGCGGTATTTCGACAAGCTCAGTGAAGAAGCCGGATTTACCCTGCCAAAAGGTGCCGGGGCTCAGGTTGATAAAGCTGCGGCACGGCTGATCAAGGCTAAAGGAAGGCAGGTTCTGCCTGATTTTGTGAAATTGCATTTCGCTAATACAGAGAAAGCTTCGCGGATTGCAGGCATTTAGCCTGAGACTTACAAAGGAAGCTGCAGCTAATTGATTCTGCAGAAAAAAGGGGTACGGAATCTTCCGTACCCCTTTTTACGCTTATGCGACCTTTATTCAACAACGTGTCTCCTGTATTAATTAAATTATCCGGGGTGCAGAGCTGAAATCATAACTTTCGTAACCCTGTTAATCGGATTGGGAGGCACGTAGGCTCCGGCGGGACTGCACGGGCAATTTTCACACAATCCGGGCGCAGCGGGAGAAAGCCCAACTTATCCTAAGGAGCAACGGACTTTAATCAGACATCTGCAGCCTCTTTAATTGGCCCTGCAAACTTACCCAACTAATTTTAAGAACCCTGTTGATTGGAGTGCAAGGCACGCAGACTCCTGCGGGATTGCAGCGGCAATGCTGAGACCCCGCAGCGCGCAGCGGGAGGAGGCTCAGCATCGCCCCGCGGAAAGCGAAGTGCCTGGAACGGAAATCAACAGCCCCATTAGCTGAGCCTGCAAACTTGCCCAACTAATTTTAAGAACCCTGTTGATTGGAGTGCAAGGCACGCAGACTCCTGCGGGATTGCAGCGGCAATGCTGAGACCCCGCAGCGCGCAGCGTGAGGAGGCTCAGCGTCGCCCCGCGGAAAGCGAAGTGCCTGGAACGGAAATCAACAGCCCCATTTACACTAGCAACTTCCTTCAAACTCAATTTTTTTATTTACAAAAGGCAGCCTGTCGGCTGCCTTTTATATTAATATTAACCTCGCAATACTGCTCCGGCTTTTTCTTTTACTGCTTCAAGCACTTTATCATGAGCTTTGGCGATATCTTCATCTGTCAGTGTTTTCTCCGGATCAAAATATTTCAGGGAGAATGCAAGCGATTTTTTGCCAGCCTCCATCCTGTCTCCTTCATATAGATCGAACACTGCGACTTCCTTCAGAAGGCTTCCGCCAGCTTCCTTGATGATGCGCTCCAGCTCTCCTGCTTCTTTTCCAGAATCAATCACAAGGGCGATATCCCTTGTGATTGACGGATAGCGCGGAATGGCTTGATATTGAAGCGGAGCGGTTTCCTCTCCAAGCACATCCTTGAGGGAAAGCTCAAATACATAGGTTTCCTTCAGGTCAAGATCCTTCTCGACTGTTGGATGGACTCCCCCGATAAAACCGATTTTTTTGCCGGAAAGAATAATTTCAGCTGTTCTTCCCGGGTGCATGCCGTCAACTGAGGCACGCTGGTATTCAACTTTCCCTTCAAGGCCAAGGCGGGCAAATAAGCCTTCCACAATTCCTTTTAACACAAAGAAATCGACCGGCTTTTTCTCTCCCTGCCATGGGTGGGAGTGCCAAAGACCTGTGACTGCCGCTGCAAGATGCTCACGCTCCTCCGGGAGGCTCTCACTGCCATTGGACAGGAATACGGAACCTGTCTCATATACGGCAAGGCTGTCATTCTGGCGGGCTGTGTTGTATTTCAATACCTCGAGCAGCTGCGGAACAATGCTTTGGCGAAGGATGCTGCGGTCTTCGCTCATCGGCATCGCCAGCTTGATCGGTTCGCGGCTTTCAAGGGCATATTGACCTGCTTTCTTTTCGCTGGTCAAAGCATAGGTCACTGCCTGGTATAACCCGGCACCTTCAAGATAGCGGCGGACGATGCGGCGTTTCTTTTGATACTCCGTCAGGCTTCCTGGAGTCGATTCCCCGGAAGGCAATGTGACAGGCAGGTTATCATACCCATACAATCTTGCCACTTCTTCAATCAGGTCTTCCTCGATTGTGATATCACCGCGGCGGCTTGGGACTGTTACGGTAATGGAACCATTGTCTGCAGATGCCTCAAACTGAAGGCGGGCGAAGATATCTTCCACCTCTGCCATCGCCAGTTCAGTTCCGAGGACCCTGTTGATCTTTTCCAGGGAAATGGAGATGACTGCAGGCTCGATTGTGAGCGAATCAGCTTCAACTGATCCTTCAAGAACTTCACCTGAAGCATACTTTTCCATCAGTTCAGCTGCTCTTTCTGCAGCAGCACGGACACGGTTAGGGTCTACACCCTTCTCGTAGCGGGTGCTGGCTTCGCTTCTCAGGCCGTGGTCTTTCGACGCTTTGCGGATCGTTCCCGCTGTGAAATACGCAGATTCAAGAAGGACTGTCGTTGTATCTGACTGCACCTCGGAGTTTGCGCCGCCCATTACACCTGCAAGCGCTACAGGCTCACTTCCATTCGTAATGACAAGATGCTCTGCTGAAAGCTTCCTTTCTGCATCATCCAGCGTGACAATGGTTTCACCTTCATTCGCACGGCGTACAAGGATTTCTTTGGAGCCAAGGCGCCCATAGTCAAAAGCATGGAGCGGCTGACCGTATTCAAGCAGGACATAGTTCGTGATATCAACCACATTATTATGCGGCCTGATGCCCTCAGCCATCAGCCTCGTCTGCATCCATAGAGGCGAAGGGCCGACTTTCACGTTTTTGATTATCTTTGCCACATAAAGCGGGTTGTCTTCCTTGGCTTCTACATTTACAGTGATATAGTCAGAAGCTTTTTCAGCTGATTCGGCTGCCTGCGGGGATGGAAGCTTCACTTCTCTTCCCAGAATGGCTGCAACCTCATAAGCTACGCCGAGCATGCTCAGGCAATCTGCACGGTTCGGGGTGAGTCCAAGTTCCAGGATATGATCATCCCTGTTGAGCATTTCAAGCGCATCCTCGCCCACTTCCACGTCATTCGGGAAAACAAAGATGCCTTCAGAGAATTCCTTGGCCACAAGCTTGCTCTCGATTCCAAGCTCCTGAAGAGAGCAGATCATGCCGTTGGATTCTTCGCCGCGCAGCTTTGCACGCTTGATCTTGAAGTTGCCCGGCAGGACAGCGCCGACTGTTGCAACGGCAACCTTCTGCCCTTTATCCACATTAGGCGCGCCGCAGATAATCTGCACCGGCGCTTCTCCTCCTGTATCAACCAGGCATTTATTCAGCTTGTCGGCATTCGGGTGCTGCTCGCGTTCCAGCACATGGCCGACAACTACACCTTTGATGCCTTCGTTCAATATTTCGATTCCTTCTACTTCTATTCCGCTCTTAGTAATCTTTTCTGCCAATTGTGCTGCGGAGATGCCGGATAAATCTACATACTCCTGCAGCCATTTATATGAAACCAACATAAAGCAGTCCTCCTATTCCTGTACTGAAAATTGTTTCAAGAAACGAATGTCGTTTGTATAAAAATGGCGGATATCATCTATGCCATATTTCAGCATCGCAATCCGCTCTACGCCCATTCCGAATGCAAACCCGGTATATTTCTTAGGATCATAGCCTGCCATCTCAAGCACATGCGGATGGACCATGCCTGCACCAAGGACCTCGATCCAGCCGGTGCCCTTGCAGACACTGCAGCCTTTCCCGCCGCAGATCTTGCAGGAAATATCCACTTCAACAGAAGGTTCTGTGAACGGGAAGAAGCTCGGGCGGAGGCGGATTTCCCGTTCCTCGCCAAACATCTTTTTAGCAAAGACCTCAAGCGTGCCTTTTAGATCTGCCATGCTGATCCCTTCGGCCACAACCAATCCTTCTATCTGCATGAACTGATGGGAGTGAGTCGCATCATCGTTATCGCGGCGGTATACCTTGCCTGGACAGATGATTTTGACAGGCCCTTTCCCTTCATTTGCCTCCATTGTGCGCGCCTGCACAGGA is a window from the Bacillus infantis NRRL B-14911 genome containing:
- the pheS gene encoding phenylalanine--tRNA ligase subunit alpha, with translation MQDRLKELQQEALTSVEKAENLKELNDIRVSYLGKKGPITEVLKGMGKLSAEERPKMGALANEVRDSISSAIEEKQEKLERAAVEQKLAEETIDVTLPGSPVRTGTHHALTKIVEEIEDLFIGMGYSVAEGYEVESDYYNFEALNLPKGHPARDMQDSFYITEETLLRTHTSPVQARTMEANEGKGPVKIICPGKVYRRDNDDATHSHQFMQIEGLVVAEGISMADLKGTLEVFAKKMFGEEREIRLRPSFFPFTEPSVEVDISCKICGGKGCSVCKGTGWIEVLGAGMVHPHVLEMAGYDPKKYTGFAFGMGVERIAMLKYGIDDIRHFYTNDIRFLKQFSVQE
- the pheT gene encoding phenylalanine--tRNA ligase subunit beta, with product MLVSYKWLQEYVDLSGISAAQLAEKITKSGIEVEGIEILNEGIKGVVVGHVLEREQHPNADKLNKCLVDTGGEAPVQIICGAPNVDKGQKVAVATVGAVLPGNFKIKRAKLRGEESNGMICSLQELGIESKLVAKEFSEGIFVFPNDVEVGEDALEMLNRDDHILELGLTPNRADCLSMLGVAYEVAAILGREVKLPSPQAAESAEKASDYITVNVEAKEDNPLYVAKIIKNVKVGPSPLWMQTRLMAEGIRPHNNVVDITNYVLLEYGQPLHAFDYGRLGSKEILVRRANEGETIVTLDDAERKLSAEHLVITNGSEPVALAGVMGGANSEVQSDTTTVLLESAYFTAGTIRKASKDHGLRSEASTRYEKGVDPNRVRAAAERAAELMEKYASGEVLEGSVEADSLTIEPAVISISLEKINRVLGTELAMAEVEDIFARLQFEASADNGSITVTVPSRRGDITIEEDLIEEVARLYGYDNLPVTLPSGESTPGSLTEYQKKRRIVRRYLEGAGLYQAVTYALTSEKKAGQYALESREPIKLAMPMSEDRSILRQSIVPQLLEVLKYNTARQNDSLAVYETGSVFLSNGSESLPEEREHLAAAVTGLWHSHPWQGEKKPVDFFVLKGIVEGLFARLGLEGKVEYQRASVDGMHPGRTAEIILSGKKIGFIGGVHPTVEKDLDLKETYVFELSLKDVLGEETAPLQYQAIPRYPSITRDIALVIDSGKEAGELERIIKEAGGSLLKEVAVFDLYEGDRMEAGKKSLAFSLKYFDPEKTLTDEDIAKAHDKVLEAVKEKAGAVLRG